Sequence from the Sphingomonas koreensis genome:
GGGCTGATCGGGCCCGGTAAAGCCGGGGGTGAGCGCGAAGGGATCGAGCAGCACCTTGAACACCGCCGGGTTCTTCGCGGCGGCTGCGGCGGTCGCCTTGCCGCTGGCGAAGGTGCCGCCGGAGAAGGTACCCTGCATCTTGCGCACACGCCCTTTGACGCGCGGGGCGGGCTGGCCGAACTTCGCCTTCGCCGCCTGCTGCACGGTCCACACGCCGAGATCGAAGGGGATCGAATCGAAGCCGCACGACAGGACGATGCGCGCGCCGCTCGCCTTGGCCGCGGCGTCGTGCCGGGCGATGATGTCGTGCATCCAGTTGGGCTCGCCGCACAGGTCGACATAGCCGGTGCCGGTCTCGACACAGGCGGCGACGAGATCGTTGCCGTAGAGCTGATAGGGACCGACGGTCGAGATCACGACCTTGGCCCGCGCGGTCATCGCCCGCAGCGCGGCGGGGTCGTCGGCATTGGCGGCGATCAGCGGGGTGGACGCGGGAGCGCCGATTTCGTCGCGAATCTGCTCCAGCTTGGTGAGCGAGCGGCCGGCCATCGCCCAGTTGACGCTGCCGTCGCCATAGCGCTGTGCGAGATATTCGGCGACGAGACGGCCGGTGAAGCCGGTGGCGCCATAGACGATCAGATCGAACTCGCGTGCCATGTTTCCTCTCCCGCAATCGCCATACCGAAGGCTCCAAAGGTCCCGAAAGTCACGCTCACGCGTACGTGAGTCGGCTGGGATTCAGAGCATACTCTGGTCGCTAGCGGAGCAGACGCGCTCCAACATTGCAAGGGGTGGCTCAGCGTTTGCGGCGGCGGGCGATGGCGTGGGCTTCGGCCCTGGAGAGCAGCACGTCGAGATCCTCGCGGCTGATGTCGAAGCTGTCGGGCAATTCGGCAAGCGCCTTGTCGATATCGTCGAGGTGAAGGCCCGGCGCACCGGTATCGACCGGCACGGGGACGTGCGGATAGCTGTGGCCCGAGACGCGATGGAAGAGCATCGCGAGCGAGACCAGCGCGATCGAGTTGATCGCGACCGGGGCGAAGGCGAAGGCGTAGCCCGCGGCATGGATGCCCTGGCTGCCGATCACTGCGGTTAGCGCGGCGGCGCCGCCCGGCGGGTGGAGGCAGCGGCAGGCCGACATCGCCAGGATGGCGAGCCCGACCGAAAGTCCCGCCGCGAGCATGGGATCGGGGACATACCGGAACACCGCGACCCCGACGAGTGCGGAGATCGTGTTGCCGCCGACGACCGGCCAGGGCTGGGCGAGCGGGCTGGCGGGGACCGCGAAGATCAGGACCGCCGACGCGCCCATCGGCGCGACGATCAGCGGCAGGTCCGACGCGGCGAGCGGAAACTGCGCGCAGATGAGAACCGTGAGCGCCAGGCAGACCGTCGCGCCGATACAGGCGACGATGCGATCGAAGGGCCGGGCACCGGCAAGGATGGGGCGAAAGAGGCGAACGGGCATCGCCACGGCTTTAGCGGCGTTGCCGGGATAGGCGAGAGCAGCAGATTCTTTCGACGGGTGAAGCTGGCGGCTGTGCCGCAGCTTTCCGTACTTGAAACGGCACGGCGGGTTTCCGACTATCGGCGGCGTGAAAGCGAAGGAAGGATAGGGATGCCGCTCGGCGGTTCGTCAGACCTGGGGCAGTTTCGGGTCCAGAGGCATTTTGCCGATCACCGCGCGTTCGCGCCCGGCGATGCGATCGAATATGCGCCGGCAGGACCGGTCGAGCGCAGGGCGTTCGATCAGCTTCGCGCCACGGGCGTGATCCGCGAGGCGCAGCCAGCCTATTACTGGTTCGATCTCGACCGTATGGGGCACGGCCGCAAGCGCCGGCGGAACCCGAAGAAGGTGATCGCGATCGTGCTGGGGATCGTGCTTGCGATCCTCACGATCCTGCTGGCGCGGGGCTAGGGGCGAACGATTGCGCCATCCTCCTTGGTGAATTCTGCGGGTTTGCTCTCCAGAAGGTCGAGCACCACTTCCGACGGGCGGCAGAGCCTGGTGCCCAGCGGCGTCACGACGACGGGACGGTTCACCAGGATCGGATGCGCGATCATGGCCTCGAGGATCGTGTCGCCGGATATGGCGGGGTCGAGCAGGCCGAGTTCGGCGGCCGGGGTGCCCTTCTCGCGCAGCAGGGCGCGCGGCGTGGCGCCCATGGCCGCGAGCAGGGTGTCGAGCTGGACGCGAGTCCAGCCTGCCGTGCGATAGTCGATGATGCGCGGCGCGTATCCGGCAGCCTCGATCATCGCGAGCGCGTTGCGCGACGTGCCGCAATCGGGGTTGTGATAGATGGTGATCGGGAAGGCATCGGTCATTGCGGGCGTTCCTCGCGCAGCAGCCAGGTGAAGAAGAGGAGCGCCGCGATCGCGCCGGCAAGCTGCCCGGCGACGAACAAGGGCGCCGAATGGGGGGCGATCCCGGCGAAACTGTCCGACAGGGTCCGCGCCACGGTTACCGCCGGATTGGCGAAGGAGGTCGATGACGTGAACCAATAGGCGGCGGTGATGTAGAGGCCGACCGCGACCGGAGTGGCGTCGGGCCGGTGGCGGCCGG
This genomic interval carries:
- a CDS encoding saccharopine dehydrogenase family protein; amino-acid sequence: MAREFDLIVYGATGFTGRLVAEYLAQRYGDGSVNWAMAGRSLTKLEQIRDEIGAPASTPLIAANADDPAALRAMTARAKVVISTVGPYQLYGNDLVAACVETGTGYVDLCGEPNWMHDIIARHDAAAKASGARIVLSCGFDSIPFDLGVWTVQQAAKAKFGQPAPRVKGRVRKMQGTFSGGTFASGKATAAAAAKNPAVFKVLLDPFALTPGFTGPDQPKGIMPEYDEAVGGWVAPFMMAVINTKNIHRTNFLTHHPYGRDFRYDEMMVAPGLGELGKAAAEAIAKMNPMNADKGPAPGEGPSKQEREAGFYEIDFIAEMPSGERLTATVTGDRDPGYGSTSKMIAEAALCLLRDVDGGGGVWTPGALMAEPLKARLEANAGLTFRVA
- the arsC gene encoding arsenate reductase (glutaredoxin) (This arsenate reductase requires both glutathione and glutaredoxin to convert arsenate to arsenite, after which the efflux transporter formed by ArsA and ArsB can extrude the arsenite from the cell, providing resistance.): MTDAFPITIYHNPDCGTSRNALAMIEAAGYAPRIIDYRTAGWTRVQLDTLLAAMGATPRALLREKGTPAAELGLLDPAISGDTILEAMIAHPILVNRPVVVTPLGTRLCRPSEVVLDLLESKPAEFTKEDGAIVRP
- a CDS encoding HPP family protein; the encoded protein is MPVRLFRPILAGARPFDRIVACIGATVCLALTVLICAQFPLAASDLPLIVAPMGASAVLIFAVPASPLAQPWPVVGGNTISALVGVAVFRYVPDPMLAAGLSVGLAILAMSACRCLHPPGGAAALTAVIGSQGIHAAGYAFAFAPVAINSIALVSLAMLFHRVSGHSYPHVPVPVDTGAPGLHLDDIDKALAELPDSFDISREDLDVLLSRAEAHAIARRRKR